From the genome of Streptomyces sp. NBC_00523:
AAGGAGGGCGGGGACGTGGCGGCGACGCTGATCGCGGCCGAGTACCCGATCTACGGCAGGTACGGCTTCGGCCCGGCGGCCCAGGCCACCGTGTGGGAGGTCGACGTCCACCGCACGGGTCTCGACCCGCACCGCCGGGTCCCGGCGGCCGGCGACGGCGGCCGGATCGACCTGGTGGACGGCGCGGAGGTCCGGAAGCTGGGCCCCGCCCTGCACGACCGGCTGCGGGCCCGGCAGCACGGTGCGGTGAGCCGGGACGGCCGCTGGTGGGACAAGACCACGGGGGAGGGGGTCTTCGCCCAGGACCACTGGACCGAGCCCTTCTACGCCGTGTACCGGGGCGCGGACGGCACGGTCGACGGCCTGCTGATCTACCGCGCCGACGACAACTGGGGCGACGCGAAGCAGCCGCTGAACGGCGCGAAGGTGCGCGACATGATCGCGGTGACCCCGGCGGCGGAGCGGGCGCTGTGGCACTTCCTGTGCTCGGTGGACTGGATCTCCACCATCCGTACCGGCATCCGCCCGGCGGACGACCTGCTCCCGCTGCTGCTGCCGGACCCGCGCGCGGCGCGTGTGGTGACGCAGGCGGACTTCCTGTGGGTGCGCGTCCTGGACGTCGTACGCGCCCTTGAGGCCCGTACGTACGCGGTGCCCGGGTCGCTGGTCCTGGAGATCCGGGACGCGGCGGGCTACGCGGCCGGCCGCTTCCACCTGGACGCCACCCCGGACGGCGCCACCTGCGCGCCGACGACGCGCTCGGCGGACCTGGCGCTGGACGTCCGGGAGTTGGGCACGCTCTGGCTCGGCGACGAATCGGTGCTGCGGCTGGCGGCGCTGGGCCGGGTGGAGGAGCTGACCCCGGGCGCGGCGGCGAAGGCGGACGCGGTCTTCCGGGCGGCGCGGAGGGCCTGGTGCCCGGACGTGTTCTGAGGCGGCGGGCGCCCAGGCCGACGGTGCCCAGGACGACCAGCGCGGTCCGCCCCCCGCCGGACCGGCGTCAGCCGCTGCGGCGCCACCACCGTACGAACGCGTTGCGGTGACGCAGGGAGCCACGGGCGCGGGTCGCGCCGGGGCGGCGGCCGCGCCGGTCGTGCAAGGGGCGCCACGCGTCGTCGGGCGAGGCCATCGACGCCTGCCGGTCCGCCTGCGCCCGGACCTCGTAGTACGACTCGTGGGCGGTCACCCGGAACGCCTCGTCGTACGCGGCCAGCGCGGCCCCCATCGCCGATCCGGCCGCCCCGCGCCGCCGGGCCCGTACGGCCAGCCACCCGAGCAGGCCCATGACCGCCGCGAGAGCGCCGGTGCAGACGAGGAGCGGCAGGAACGAGGTCATACGGACGAGCCTACGGCGCGGCGGGCACCCTGCCCCCCGGGCCTACTCGCCCCGCAGCCGGTCGAGTTGCAGGCGGTGGGCGAGCGTACGGCGTACGGACGGGGAGCCGGGCGGCGTACCGGTGGTCCGTGACGGCACGTCGAGCGCACGGCTGATCTCGTCGTACGCGGCCCGGTGCGCCGCCAGCCCGTCCCCGTACCGCCGCAGGTCCTCCTCGACGAGCCGCCGCAGCGCGTCGGTGTTCTCGGGCGTGAGGCGCTGCCGGCCGCGCGCGAGGGCGTCGACGACGGGGTGGCAGCGCGCGGCGGAGCCGTACGTCTCCGTGATGTCCTCGGCGACGCCCCACAGCCGC
Proteins encoded in this window:
- a CDS encoding GNAT family N-acetyltransferase, coding for MNALDIRLVTPSEFPDWLRALNTGFLRPPTPPEEEVSGRMAYTDLSRTRGAFDAGRCVATFRSFAQELTVVGGATVPTDAVTNVTVSPTHRRRGLLSRMMAADLAEAKEGGDVAATLIAAEYPIYGRYGFGPAAQATVWEVDVHRTGLDPHRRVPAAGDGGRIDLVDGAEVRKLGPALHDRLRARQHGAVSRDGRWWDKTTGEGVFAQDHWTEPFYAVYRGADGTVDGLLIYRADDNWGDAKQPLNGAKVRDMIAVTPAAERALWHFLCSVDWISTIRTGIRPADDLLPLLLPDPRAARVVTQADFLWVRVLDVVRALEARTYAVPGSLVLEIRDAAGYAAGRFHLDATPDGATCAPTTRSADLALDVRELGTLWLGDESVLRLAALGRVEELTPGAAAKADAVFRAARRAWCPDVF
- a CDS encoding sigma-70 family RNA polymerase sigma factor, which gives rise to MAAGDPTQQKNSSPALTEAQAARMLAGMNEVIRAGEETRRLRTEMIKVLADLGWTQERIARLTGMSQPAVSKQVVKHRDAGPPQPVGLALGQDDPPWLEGRLWGVAEDITETYGSAARCHPVVDALARGRQRLTPENTDALRRLVEEDLRRYGDGLAAHRAAYDEISRALDVPSRTTGTPPGSPSVRRTLAHRLQLDRLRGE